In the Streptomyces sp. NBC_00193 genome, TCCCCGTAGCCAAGGTGTTCGGCGCCATGGTCGGCGTCCACGTCCTCATCGGAATCGGCGAGGCAGTCATCACCGCCGCCACCGTCGGCGCCGTGATCGCCGTCCGCCCCGACCTGGTCCACGGAGCCCGCGGCCTGTCCGCCCCGCTGAAGCTGCGCGTCGGCGGCGAACTCGTCGACGCCCCGGCCGCCGCCGCCGTGCCGGTCGCCGCCCGCTCCACCAAGCCCGTGTGGATCACCGGCCTGGTCGCCGCGCTGGCCCTGGCCGGCATCGTCTCCTTCTACGCCTCCTCCAGCCCGGACGGACTGGAGAAGGTCGCCGCCGACAAGGGCATCGACCAGAAGGTCACCGAGCACGCGGCCGCCGACTCCCCGCTCGCCGACTACAGCGTCAAGGACGTCTCCGACGCCCGTCTGTCCGGCGGCCTCGCCGGGGTCATCGGCGTGGGCGCGACCGTCCTCGTAGGGACCGGCGTGTTCTGGACCGTGCGCCGCCGCCGCAGCGCCGACCTGACGGCCGCCTCCACGGCCGTACCGGCCGCCTGACATGGGCGCGGGCCACGCCCACAAGCTCTACCGGCCGGGGCGCTCGCCGGTCCACGACCTGCCGCCGCACTGCAAACTCGCCGCGACCTTCGGTTTCGTGGCCGTCGTCGTGTCCACACCGCGCGAGGCGGTGTGGGCCTTCGGCCTGTACGCCGTCCTCATCGGGGCCGCCACCGCCGTGGCCCGGATCCCGCTCGGCTTCCTGCTGCGCCGCCTCCTGATCGAGGTGCCCTTCGTCGCCTTCGCCGTCCTGATGCCCTTCGTGGCCCAGGGCGAGCGGGTGGAGTTCCTCGGCATGTCGCTCAGCGTCTCCGGCCTCTGGGGCGCCTGGAACGTCCTGGCCAAGGGCACCCTCGGCGTGGCCGCCTCCGTGCTCCTGGCCTCCACCACCGAGCTGCGCGCCCTGCTGCTGGGCCTCCAGCGGCTCAAGCTGCCGCCGCTGCTCGTCCAGATCGCCTCCTTCATGATCCGGTACGGGGACGTCATCAGCGACGAGCTGCGCCGGATGTCCATCGCCCGGCGCTCCCGCGGCTTCGAGGCGCGCGGGATCCGGCACTGGGGTGTCCTCGCGAAGACCGCCGGAGCCCTGTTCATCCGCTCCTACGAGCGCGGTGAGCGGGTCTACCTCGCGATGGTCAGCCGCGGCTACGCCGGCTCGATGCCGGTGATCGACGAGGTGGCGGCCACCCGCACGCAGTGGGCGTACGCGGCCGCCCTCCCGGTGACGGCGCTCGCCGTCTGTCTGATGGGATGGACCCTGTGAACGCAGCCCCGGCCCCGGCCCCGATTCCGCCCTCGCTGGAAGTCTCCGGCCTCGCCTACGCCTACCCCGACGGCCACCAGGCCCTCTTCGGGGTCGACCTCGCCGTCGGGCGCGGGGAGCGGGTGGCGCTGCTCGGTCCCAACGGCGCCGGCAAGACCACCCTGGTGCTGCACCTCAACGGCATCCTGACCGGCGGCGTCGGCACCGTGAGTGTGGCCGGGCTGCCCGTGGCGAAGCGCAACCTCGCCGAGATCCGCCGCCGGGTCGGGATCGTGTTCCAGGACCCCGACGACCAGCTGTTCATGCCGACCGTCCGGGAGGACGTGGCCTTCGGCCCGGCCGCCGCCGGGATGCGCGGCGCCGAGCTGGAGGAGCGGGTGCGCGAGGCGCTGGAGCAGGTCGGCATGGCCGCCTTCGCGGACCGGCCCCCGCACCACCTCTCCTTCGGGCAGCGCCGCCGGGTCGCGGTGGCGACCGTCCTGGCCATGCGGCCCGAGATCCTCGTCCTGGACGAGCCGTCCTCCAACCTGGACCCGGCCTCGCGCCGCGAGCTCGCGGACATCCTGCGCTCGCTCGACGTCACCGTGCTGATGGTGACGCACGACCTGCCCTACGCACTGGAGCTCTGCCCGCGCGCGGTGATCCTCAGCGAGGGGACCATCGTGGCCGACGGCAGGACCCAGGACGTGCTCTGCGACGAGCCGCTGATGCGGGCGCACCGGCTGGAACTGCCCTTCGGTTTCGACCCGCGCTCCGTCGTGATCGGCTGACCCAGGGCCTGTCGGCGGTGGCATAACCGCCGGTCGGAGGTTGTTGCACAGGCCGTGGACATCCAAGGTGTGGTGGCGGAGGGCTTCGAGCCCGTCAGGGACGCGTTCGTACGCAACTTCCAGGTGCTCGGGGACCGGGGCGCGGCGGTGTCCGTGTACCGGGACGGGCGCAAGGTCGTCGACCTCTGGGGCGGGACCAAGGACGCCGAGGGCACCGAACCCTGGGCCGAGGACACCGTGCAGATCGTCCGCTCCGCGACCAAGGGCGTGGCCGCGGCCGTACCGCTGCTGCTCCAGCAGCGCGGCCTGCTGGACCTGGACGCGCCGGTGAGCTCGTACTGGCCGGAGTTCAAGGCGGGCGGCAAGGAGCGGACCCGGGTCCGCGACCTGCTCGCGCACCGCGCGGGCGTCCCTGCCCTGGACCGCGGGCTGACGGTGGCCGAGGCCGCGGACGGGGTGTCCGGAGCGCGTGCGGTCGCCGCCCAGCGGGCCTTCTGGGAGCCCGGCACCGAGCACGGCTACCACGCGCAGACCTTCAGCTGGCTGCTGTCCGAGCTGGTGCTGCGGGCGACCGGCCGTTCGCTGGGGGGCATCCTGGCCGAGGAGATCGCGGAGCCGCTGGGCCTGGACTTCTGGATCGGCCTGCCGGAGTCCGAGGAGCACCGGGTGGGCCGGGTGGCGCCGGTGGATCCGCCGGAGAGCGCGGGCACGCTCAGGACCCGGCCGAAGCGGAACGTTTCCGCGGCCTACGCCGATCCGGACTCCCTCACCCGCCGCGCCTTCGCGGCCATCGACCCGCTGCCCGACGAGAACGACCCCGCCTACCGGGCGGCCGAGCTGCCTGCCTCCGCGGGCATCGGTACCGCCCGCGCCCTGGCCCGCTTCTACGCGGCCACCATCGGCGTGGTGGAGGACGGCGCGCGGATCTTCACCCCGGCCACCACCGCGCTGGCCGGCAAGGAGTTCTCCTCGGGACCCGACCGGGTGCTGCTGGTCAACACGCGCTTCGGCCCCGGCTACATGCTGCACGGCCCCGCGTCCCCGCTGCTGTCCCCGGCCTCCTTCGGACACCCGGGCCGCGGCGGTTCGCTGGCCTTCGCGGACCCGGAGGCGGGCATCGGCTTCGGCTACGTCACCAACGCCCACGCCAAGTCGGTCACCGCCGACCCGCGCGCCCAGGCCCTGGTCCGGGCCGTCCGCTCGGCGCTGTAGGGGCTTTCAGGCAGGGTCGGCGCACGCACGCGGGGGCACGGCGACGACGGTGAGGGCGAGGCCGTCGCGCACCTGCCAGCGGCCGTCGAAGCCGGTCAGCGGGGGGCCGGCCGTCGTGGTGCCCGGGACCAGGAGGGCGGCGGTGAAGGTGCCGTTCGGGCGCAGGGTGAGGTGTGCGTCCTGGAAGCCGAGCCGGCGGCCGGTGAGCGGGGACCAGGCCTTGTAGACGGACTCCTTCGCGCTGAACAGCAGCCTGTCCCAGGGGATTGCGGGGCGGTGGGCGGCGAGCTCGCGCAGCGCGGTGCGTTCGGCGGGGAGGGCGATCAGGTTCAGCGTGCCCTCGCCCCGCAGCGGTTCGGCCGGTTCGGCGTCGATGCCGAGGGAGGCCACCGTCGTGTCCCGGGCGACGGCCGCCGCCCGGTATCCGTCGCAGTGCGTGAGGCTGCCGACCATGCCGCCGGGCCAGCGGGGCGCGCCACCGGCGCCGGGCAGGATCGGTGCGGGCGGCAAGCCGAATCCGGCCAGGGCCGCGCGTGCGCACTGGCGCACCGTGGTGAATTCGTGCCGCCGCTTGGCCACCGCCTTGGCGACCAGGGCCTCCTCCTCGGGGAACAGGAAGGCTTCGGCGCTGTCGTGGAAGGTGTCGACGGCGGTCACCAGCGGGGGGAGCAGCGGGGCCAGTAATCCCGCAGGGGCCGGGCCGCCGGCCGGAAGCAACGTCATGAACGGTCACGGTACCGGGGCCCGGCGAACGGCCCGGAGCCGCGCTGGATGCCGTACAGGCCGGACCTGGCAACGGGCCGGCGCGCGCCGATCCGCGCCTCCCCGCAGGCCGGGTACATCACCGGCCAGGTGGTCCGGATCGACGGGGGCGCGGCGCTGTGAGTGCGTCCTCGGAGACCTGGTTCCGCAGGTACGCGCGGACGGGCGGTGGCGGTGCGGCAGGAAGCCGGGGCGGGCGAGGGCCCGGTCCGGGTCCTGCTCTCGGGGCGCAACGCCCCGCACCGTACGGCTTCCTCGCGTCGTATACGGCCCGGCGGGGAAGGGCCTCCCGGTCAGCCCGCGTTCAGGACGGCCGCCACGATCGGGCCCGCCGCGTCGCCGCCGTGGCCACCGCCCTCGACCATCGCCGCGGCCGCCACGTCGCCACTGAAACCGGTGAACCAACTGTCCGGGTTCTGCGCCCCGTCGACCTCCGCCGAGCCGGTCTTCGCGCCCTTGTCGGAGCCGTGGACCGCGGACATCGCACCCTGGGCGGTGCCCGAGGTGGCCGTCAGCTTCATCATCCGTACCAGCTGCGCCGCCACCGAGGGCTTCATCTTCCGGCCGGCCTGCGCGATCTCGCGGCCGTCCAGCGAGGCCTTGACCACCACCGGCTGACGGAAGACCCCGGTCCGTGCGGTCGCGGTGACCGAGGCCATCGTGAGCGGGTTCATCTGGATCTGGCCCTGGCCGATGTACGCGGCGGCCGCCGCCGGGCCGGTCGCGTCCGGGACCTTGCCGTCGACGGTGGGCACGCCGACCTTCCACTCGACGCCGGCGCCGATGCCGAAGACCTCACGGGCCTCCTTGGGGAGCGCGTCGTCGTCGTCCACCGGCTTGATCTGCTTGATGAAGGCGGTGTTGCAGGACTGGGCGAAGCTCGTCGCGAAGGTCTCGCCGTCGAGCTTGAAGCCCTTCAGGTTCTTGAAGGTCTTGCCTCCCCACTGCACCTCCGCCGGGCACTCGGCGACCTTGTCCGCCGCCACCAGGCCCCGGTCCAGCAGCATCGCGCCGGTCACGATCTTCATCGTGGAGCCGGGCGCGCGGGCTCCGCTGAGGGAGGCGGGGAAGCCGTCCCCGCGGTGGTCGGCGACGGCCAGGATGTTCCCGGTGCTCGGCTGGACGGCGACCACCGAGGCCTGCGGGAACTTCAGGACCGCCTGCTCGGCCGCCGCCTGGACGTCCGCGTCCAGGACGGTCTCGATCTCCCCGGGCTTTCCCTCGACCAGCGTCAGCAGGGTCCGCCGGGGGGCCTCCTGGGCGACCGGCTCGATCCACAGCTCGGCGCCGCTCGTACCGCCCTGCCGCTCCCCGTACGTCTTGCGCAGGCTGTCGAGGACCGGGCGCAGCGACGGGTACTTCTCCGCCGTCAGCTCCCTGCCCTTGCGGTCGACGGCCTTGACCGGAGGGTTGGCGGGCGCGCCGCCGCGCAGCTTCTCGCCCTTCTGGAGCTGCGGGTGGAGCACCGAGGGCTGCCAGTCGACGAGCGGCAGCCCCGTGGTGTTGCCGCGGACCACGGTCAGCTTGGACTCGTAGGCGAGGGGCTTGGTGACCCCCTCGTAGGTGACCTCCGCCGCGACGGAGTACGCCACCGTGGTCCCGGTCTGCACGCCGGGGGTGATCGCGACCTTGGACACGTAGGCCTTGGTCGTGAACTCGCCGAGGGCGCCCTGCGCCTCCGCCGGGTTGTTCGTCAGATCGGCCCCCGCCCGGGCGTCCCCGGCCGCCCACGCGGTGAAGAAGGCCTGGGCGGTCGCCGCGGCATCCTTGTCGCTGACCGGCCCGCTGCCCTTGGCGGGCACCGCCGGGCCGGTCGCGCTCGTGCTCTTCGCGTCGCCGTCACCGGCGTCCCCCACCAGCGCGTACACCCCGTACACGGCCCCGCCCAGCATCGCCAGGAAGGCCCCGCCGACGACGGCCCCCTTTGCAGCCCCGTTCATGCCCTCTCCCCGTTCCCGTGTGTCCGACCCCCGGCCCTCGAATGCTGAACGCGTTCAAGTGGCCCGTGAGGTAGACCCTACGTCGAACAGACAAACGACTCAGGGCTTTGGTTGCCCTTGGGGTCGGTCGGCCGACAGCGGAGTCCAAGCTTGTGTCGGTACTTCGCCATGAAAGCCAAGCGGGCGTGGAGGACGAAAGCTCAGTGCCGACCGCGCGAATGTTCTGATAC is a window encoding:
- a CDS encoding energy-coupling factor ABC transporter permease gives rise to the protein MHVPDGFIDAPVSLAAGVAAAGAVAVSLRGARRELDERTAPLAGLVAAFIFAVQMLNFPVAAGTSGHLLGGALAAILVGPYTGVLCVSVVLLMQGLLFADGGLTALGVNIVTMGVVTVVVAYAVFRGLVRLLPDSRRSITVAAFAGALLSVPAAAAFFTLLYALGGTTDVPVAKVFGAMVGVHVLIGIGEAVITAATVGAVIAVRPDLVHGARGLSAPLKLRVGGELVDAPAAAAVPVAARSTKPVWITGLVAALALAGIVSFYASSSPDGLEKVAADKGIDQKVTEHAAADSPLADYSVKDVSDARLSGGLAGVIGVGATVLVGTGVFWTVRRRRSADLTAASTAVPAA
- the cbiQ gene encoding cobalt ECF transporter T component CbiQ, yielding MGAGHAHKLYRPGRSPVHDLPPHCKLAATFGFVAVVVSTPREAVWAFGLYAVLIGAATAVARIPLGFLLRRLLIEVPFVAFAVLMPFVAQGERVEFLGMSLSVSGLWGAWNVLAKGTLGVAASVLLASTTELRALLLGLQRLKLPPLLVQIASFMIRYGDVISDELRRMSIARRSRGFEARGIRHWGVLAKTAGALFIRSYERGERVYLAMVSRGYAGSMPVIDEVAATRTQWAYAAALPVTALAVCLMGWTL
- a CDS encoding energy-coupling factor ABC transporter ATP-binding protein codes for the protein MDPVNAAPAPAPIPPSLEVSGLAYAYPDGHQALFGVDLAVGRGERVALLGPNGAGKTTLVLHLNGILTGGVGTVSVAGLPVAKRNLAEIRRRVGIVFQDPDDQLFMPTVREDVAFGPAAAGMRGAELEERVREALEQVGMAAFADRPPHHLSFGQRRRVAVATVLAMRPEILVLDEPSSNLDPASRRELADILRSLDVTVLMVTHDLPYALELCPRAVILSEGTIVADGRTQDVLCDEPLMRAHRLELPFGFDPRSVVIG
- a CDS encoding serine hydrolase domain-containing protein — encoded protein: MDIQGVVAEGFEPVRDAFVRNFQVLGDRGAAVSVYRDGRKVVDLWGGTKDAEGTEPWAEDTVQIVRSATKGVAAAVPLLLQQRGLLDLDAPVSSYWPEFKAGGKERTRVRDLLAHRAGVPALDRGLTVAEAADGVSGARAVAAQRAFWEPGTEHGYHAQTFSWLLSELVLRATGRSLGGILAEEIAEPLGLDFWIGLPESEEHRVGRVAPVDPPESAGTLRTRPKRNVSAAYADPDSLTRRAFAAIDPLPDENDPAYRAAELPASAGIGTARALARFYAATIGVVEDGARIFTPATTALAGKEFSSGPDRVLLVNTRFGPGYMLHGPASPLLSPASFGHPGRGGSLAFADPEAGIGFGYVTNAHAKSVTADPRAQALVRAVRSAL
- a CDS encoding 4'-phosphopantetheinyl transferase, translating into MTLLPAGGPAPAGLLAPLLPPLVTAVDTFHDSAEAFLFPEEEALVAKAVAKRRHEFTTVRQCARAALAGFGLPPAPILPGAGGAPRWPGGMVGSLTHCDGYRAAAVARDTTVASLGIDAEPAEPLRGEGTLNLIALPAERTALRELAAHRPAIPWDRLLFSAKESVYKAWSPLTGRRLGFQDAHLTLRPNGTFTAALLVPGTTTAGPPLTGFDGRWQVRDGLALTVVAVPPRACADPA
- a CDS encoding penicillin-binding transpeptidase domain-containing protein; this encodes MNGAAKGAVVGGAFLAMLGGAVYGVYALVGDAGDGDAKSTSATGPAVPAKGSGPVSDKDAAATAQAFFTAWAAGDARAGADLTNNPAEAQGALGEFTTKAYVSKVAITPGVQTGTTVAYSVAAEVTYEGVTKPLAYESKLTVVRGNTTGLPLVDWQPSVLHPQLQKGEKLRGGAPANPPVKAVDRKGRELTAEKYPSLRPVLDSLRKTYGERQGGTSGAELWIEPVAQEAPRRTLLTLVEGKPGEIETVLDADVQAAAEQAVLKFPQASVVAVQPSTGNILAVADHRGDGFPASLSGARAPGSTMKIVTGAMLLDRGLVAADKVAECPAEVQWGGKTFKNLKGFKLDGETFATSFAQSCNTAFIKQIKPVDDDDALPKEAREVFGIGAGVEWKVGVPTVDGKVPDATGPAAAAAYIGQGQIQMNPLTMASVTATARTGVFRQPVVVKASLDGREIAQAGRKMKPSVAAQLVRMMKLTATSGTAQGAMSAVHGSDKGAKTGSAEVDGAQNPDSWFTGFSGDVAAAAMVEGGGHGGDAAGPIVAAVLNAG